One window from the genome of Cryptomeria japonica chromosome 6, Sugi_1.0, whole genome shotgun sequence encodes:
- the LOC131062609 gene encoding uncharacterized protein LOC131062609 gives MATTSSSTPQWTFKTDPNSPLWKYVKIIDQVKGGGTFLWICNFCSTKKTSSYSRVKAHFCAIPQQGIKPCLGKNGNGMSPQEIAGYIREQEEADARVGRASNHPLLTGRGSKSKRPPTSPSYSDFPDIVVESHPFLDPISEDPVIVKRSKGPLERAFKNDAREIADQSVGRCLYANGLSFNVVRSPYWQDMLKKVNEAPQGYTGPGYEKVRSTLLAKEVKNIDNALAPIRNSWKQTGVSIISDGWKDTKNRPLINVIAVCPKGAMFLKAVDCEGQVKDAQFIANILIQCIQDVGPQNVVQVITDNAKNCRAAGMLIETRFEHIFWTPCAVHSLNLMLQKIGRKIDWIKQIYVEAEEIQMFITNHNMSQAIFRSFSQLELLKVAETRFASNTIVLRRLVKVRQPLASMVISQSWSLWRQSNTERAANVKRMILDDIWWDRVEYLLSFTEPIMSMIRYTDMDHPCLGEVYDGIDSMIEKMKAIINAKEQDPEETFFKEVQSICVERWNKMTTPLHLLAFALTPKFYSDEMLAKPSRVPPYRDSEVSEGCRTALTKLFPDSEMEDLMTSEFADFVASNGQSVSALRDKYKKDSHAWWYLNGHTSPNLQTLAIKVLSQVASSSSSERNWSTYSFIHSVKRNRLAASKAEELVYVHSNLRLLTHKQNEYKDGSTKFWDVDPERTDLDFSAATQSLLSGESDSQCAASASGSEAACGSSTLPTSSNVNDDVDLDLPSDPYDAIADY, from the exons atggcaacgactagtagctctactcctcaatggactttcaaaactgacccaaattcacctttatggaaatatgtcaaaataatagaccaagtaaaaggtggtggaacatttttatggatatgcaacttctgtagtacgaaaaaaactagctcctacagtcgtgtcaaagcccatttttgtgccattccccaacaaggaatcaaaccatgtctaggaaagaatggaaatgggatgtcacctcaagaaatagcaggatatattagagagcaagaggaagcagatgcaagagttggtcgtgcctcaaaccatcctttgttgacaggaagaggaagtaaatcaaagaggccccctacttctccatcttatagcgattttcctgatatcgtggtagagagccacccattcttggacccaattagtgaagaccctgttattgtgaagagaagcaagggaccattagagagagcatttaagaatgatgctagagagattgcagatcaatccgttggaagatgtctatatgcaaacggtttgtcatttaatgtggtacgatcaccatattggcaggatatgttgaaaaaggtaaatgaggctccacaagggtacacagggccaggttatgagaaggtgcgtagcaccttactagcaaaggaggtaaaaaacatagacaatgcattggctcccattagaaattcatggaaacaaacaggggtgtccatcatttcagatggatggaaggataccaaaaatcggccattaattaatgtaattgcagtgtgccctaaaggggcaatgtttctgaaagctgtggattgtgagggacaggtgaaggatgcacaatttattgctaacatccttatacaatgcattcaggatgtgggacctcaaaatgttgtccaagtaataacggacaatgcaaagaattgtagagctgcaggtatgttgattgagacacggtttgaacacatattttggacaccttgtgctgtccactctctcaacctcatgctacaaaagataggcaggaaaatagattggatcaaacaaatttatgttgaggctgaagagatccaaatgttcatcacaaaccataacatgtcacaggccattttcagatcattttcacagttggagttgctaaag gttgccgagacccgatttgcatccaacacaatcgtcttgaggcgacttgtgaaggtgcgacagccacttgctagcatggtaattagtcaaagttggtccctatggaggcaatccaatactgaaagggcagcaaatgtaaagcgcatgatcctagatgacatttggtgggatcgagtggaatatcttttgagtttcactgagcccatcatgagtatgatccgttatactgacatggatcacccatgtttgggagaggtatatgatggcattgactcgatgattgagaaaatgaaagccatcatcaatgcaaaagagcaagatcccgaagaaactttcttcaaagaggttcaatcaatttgtgttgagcggtggaacaaaatgaccaccccactacatcttcttgcatttgcattgactcccaaattttatagtgatgaaatgcttgctaagccatcaagggtaccaccatatagagattcagaagtcagtgaagggtgtaggacagcacttactaaactcttcccagattctgaaatggaggatttaatgacaagtgagtttgctgattttgtagcctccaatggtcaaagtgtttccgctctccgtgacaagtataaaaaggattctcatgcttggtggtacctcaatggccatacatcaccaaaccttcaaactcttgcaatcaaagttttatcgcaa gttgctagttcctcttcatctgagcgaaattggagcacatactcctttatccactcagtgaaacgcaaccgactggcagcaagtaaggcagaagagctcgtttatgtgcattcaaacttgcgccttcttactcataaacaaaatgagtataaggatgggagcacaaagttttgggatgtagatccagagcgaactgatttggatttttcagctgccacacaatctttactttctggggagtctgatagccaatgtgctgctagtgcaagtggcagtgaggctgcatgtggttccagtactctacctacatcatctaatgtcaatgatgatgttgatcttgatcttcctagtgacccatatgatgctattgctgattattag